The Pseudochaenichthys georgianus unplaced genomic scaffold, fPseGeo1.2 scaffold_308_arrow_ctg1, whole genome shotgun sequence genome has a segment encoding these proteins:
- the LOC117442126 gene encoding histone H1-like, whose protein sequence is MAAEQAPTEVAVAAAAAVAPPAKAPAKAKAPAKSPKKKAAKPAKKVGPGAAELILEAVTASKDRKGISYQALKKALAAQGYEHTAHIKRAVKRLLENGALVQVKGTGASGSFKAAKAAEKPKKAAKKPAAKAKKPAAAAAAAKKPAAKKPAAKKAVTPKKVAKKPATAAKKTPVKKITKSPKKKVAAKKAAPKKAATPKKTVTPKKAAKKAVKPAVKAAKKAPARKSSRK, encoded by the coding sequence ATGGCCGCAGAACAAGCTCCCACTGAAGTCGCCgtcgccgccgccgccgccgtcGCTCCCCCGGCAAAGGCACCGGCCAAGGCAAAGGCACCAGCAAAGTCCCCGAAGAAGAAGGCAGCCAAGCCGGCCAAGAAGGTTGGTCCCGGAGCCGCTGAGCTCATCTTGGAGGCGGTCACCGCCTCCAAGGACCGTAAAGGGATCTCTTACCAGGCTCTGAAGAAGGCGCTGGCCGCTCAGGGCTACGAACACACCGCTCACATTAAACGCGCGGTGAAGAGGTTACTCGAGAATGGAGCCCTGGTGCAGGTCAAGGGAACCGGAGCTAGCGGCTCCTTCAAGGCAGCTAAAGCCGCCGAGAAGCCCAAGAAGGCAGCGAAGAAGCCCGCAGCCAAAGCGAAGAagccggcagcagcagcagcagcagcgaagAAACCCGCCGCTAAGAAGCCAGCAGCCAAGAAGGCAGTAACTCCCAAGAAGGTAGCGAAGAAGCCTGCTACTGCTGCCAAGAAAACCCCCGTGAAGAAGATCACTAAGAGCCCGAAGAAGAAGGTggcggccaagaaggcagcacccAAGAAGGCAGCGACCCCCAAGAAGACAGTAACCCCCAAGAAAGCTGCGAAGAAGGCGGTTAAACCAGCTgtcaaagcagcgaagaaggcaCCAGCCAGGAAATCATCGAGGAAGTAA
- the LOC117442176 gene encoding histone H4 translates to MSGRGKGGKGLGKGGAKRHRKVLRDNIQGITKPAIRRLARRGGVKRISGLIYEETRGVLKVFLENVIRDAVTYTEHAKRKTVTAMDVVYALKRQGRTLYGFGG, encoded by the coding sequence ATGTCTGGAAGAGGAAAGGGCGGTAAGGGACTCGGCAAAGGAGGCGCTAAGCGCCACCGCAAAGTGCTCCGTGATAACATCCAGGGCATCACCAAGCCCGCCATCCGCCGTCTGGCTCGCCGCGGCGGAGTGAAGCGTATCTCCGGTCTGATCTACGAGGAGACCCGCGGTGTGCTGAAGGTGTTCCTGGAGAACGTGATCCGTGATGCCGTCACCTACACCGAGCACGCCAAGAGGAAGACGGTGACCGCCATGGATGTGGTGTACGCGCTGAAGAGGCAGGGCCGCACCCTGTACGGCTTCGGGGGATAA
- the LOC117442163 gene encoding histone H2B 1.2-like: protein MPEPPKVPVPKKGSKKAVTKTASKTGKKRRKSRKESYAIYVYKVMKQVHPDTGISSKAMGIMNCFVSDIFERIAGEASRLAHYNKRSTITSREIQTAVRLLLPGELAKHAVSEGTKAVTKYTSSK from the coding sequence ATGCCTGAGCCACCAAAAGTTCCAGTACCCAAGAAGGGCTCAAAGAAGGCGGTCACCAAGACCGCCAGCAAGACCGGCAAGAAGAGGAGAAAGTCCAGGAAGGAGAGCTACGCCATCTACGTGTACAAAGTGATGAAGCAGGTGCACCCCGACACCGGCATCTCCTCCAAGGCCATGGGCATCATGAACTGCTTCGTGAGCGACATCTTTGAGCGCATCGCCGGGGAGGCCTCCCGCCTGGCTCACTACAACAAGCGCTCCACCATCACCTCCAGGGAGATCCAGACCGCCGTCCGCCTGCTGCTGCCCGGAGAGCTGGCCAAGCACGCCGTGTCTGAGGGCACCAAGGCCGTGACCAAGTACACGAGCTCCAAGTAA